The proteins below come from a single Fodinicola acaciae genomic window:
- a CDS encoding MFS transporter has product MATINSSIVLIALPDIFRGININPLEEGNTSYLLWMIMGFLVVTAVLVVGFGRLGDMYGRVRMYNMGFAVFTISSILLAVTWMQGAAAAWWLIGWRIIQGIGGAFLFANSSAILTDAFPVNQRGMALGINSVAAISGSFIGLVIGGVLAPINWHLIFLVSVPVGIFGTVWAYLKLHDTSERRKAKMDWWGNVTFAIGLIVLLIGITYGIQPYGGSSMGWTSPLVLSCVGAGVVLLVIFGIIETKVQAPLFNLSLFRIRAFAFGNIANLLASLARGGLQFIMILWLQGIWLPQHGFSFAETPLWAGIAMLPLTVGFLVSAPVSGIISDRIGSRWLTTGGLVMTAVTFFLLAYIPVNFDYWQFAVLLFVNGVGMGLFSSPNRADVMNSLPANARGAGAGMTATFQNSAMVLSIGVFFSLIIAGLSQNLPHALSTGLQAHGVSAGDATRIAGLPAVAVLFAAFLGYNPIQQLLGPVLSSLSHDQAAFLTGRGFFPQLISGPFSDGLTAAFWFAIAGCLIAAVASWLCAPSKRSSQLPKESLAAELAEVAGEPVTDPQPAPVAAKEQNAVMTASLSGGVRTPGGAPVAGAVVTVTGLDGGQIARAQVDASGTYAIASLRPGPYTLIGTAPGFRPEAVAVVVRDEVPVTQDFVLSGNGTVTGFVRSTATGQPVKGAAVLAINPHGDVLSHATTNDLGHFSVTGLPAGDLTITVNAEHFQPIAAAVAVSLSEPSTLDLRIAPVGGLSGHVSAPGGGTVEGAIVTVIDPAGQVVGTARTDSEGSYRIPDVPSGDYTVVANLYQPAVATIRVNGGVTSADLAFSAPAQQVS; this is encoded by the coding sequence ATGGCCACGATCAACTCGTCCATCGTGCTGATCGCGCTGCCGGACATCTTCCGCGGGATCAACATCAACCCGCTGGAGGAAGGCAACACCAGCTATCTGCTGTGGATGATCATGGGGTTCCTGGTGGTCACCGCGGTGCTGGTGGTCGGCTTCGGCCGGCTCGGCGACATGTACGGCCGCGTACGCATGTACAACATGGGTTTCGCGGTCTTCACCATTTCCTCGATCCTGCTCGCCGTCACCTGGATGCAGGGCGCCGCGGCGGCGTGGTGGCTGATCGGCTGGCGGATCATCCAGGGCATCGGCGGCGCGTTCCTGTTCGCCAACTCCAGCGCGATCCTGACCGACGCGTTTCCGGTCAACCAGCGCGGCATGGCGCTGGGCATCAACAGCGTGGCGGCGATCTCCGGCTCGTTCATCGGCCTGGTGATCGGCGGCGTACTGGCGCCGATCAACTGGCACCTGATCTTCCTGGTCTCCGTGCCGGTCGGCATTTTCGGCACTGTCTGGGCATACCTGAAGCTCCACGACACCAGCGAGCGCCGCAAAGCCAAGATGGACTGGTGGGGCAACGTCACCTTCGCGATCGGCCTGATCGTGCTGCTGATCGGCATCACCTACGGCATCCAACCGTACGGTGGCTCCAGCATGGGATGGACCAGTCCGCTGGTGCTGTCCTGTGTCGGCGCCGGTGTGGTGTTGCTGGTGATTTTCGGCATCATCGAAACGAAAGTCCAAGCACCGCTGTTCAACCTGTCGCTGTTCCGGATCCGCGCCTTCGCCTTCGGCAACATCGCCAACCTGCTCGCCTCGCTGGCCCGCGGCGGCCTGCAGTTCATCATGATCCTGTGGCTGCAGGGGATCTGGCTGCCGCAGCACGGGTTTTCCTTCGCCGAAACGCCTTTGTGGGCCGGCATCGCGATGTTGCCACTGACCGTTGGCTTCCTGGTCTCGGCGCCGGTCTCCGGCATCATCTCCGACCGGATCGGCTCGCGCTGGCTGACCACCGGCGGCCTGGTGATGACCGCGGTGACTTTCTTTTTGCTGGCCTACATCCCGGTCAACTTCGACTACTGGCAGTTTGCCGTGCTGTTGTTCGTCAACGGCGTCGGCATGGGCCTGTTCAGCTCGCCCAACCGCGCCGACGTGATGAACAGCCTGCCGGCCAACGCGCGCGGCGCCGGCGCCGGCATGACCGCGACCTTCCAGAACTCGGCGATGGTGCTGTCCATCGGCGTCTTCTTCAGCCTGATCATCGCCGGTCTGTCGCAGAACCTGCCGCATGCGCTGAGTACGGGCCTGCAGGCGCACGGTGTGTCCGCGGGGGACGCCACCCGGATCGCCGGCCTGCCGGCGGTCGCCGTACTCTTCGCCGCTTTCCTCGGCTACAACCCGATCCAGCAGCTGCTCGGTCCGGTGCTGAGCTCGCTGTCGCACGACCAGGCGGCGTTCCTGACCGGCCGCGGATTCTTCCCGCAGCTCATTTCCGGTCCGTTCTCCGACGGTCTCACCGCGGCCTTCTGGTTTGCCATCGCCGGCTGTCTGATCGCCGCCGTGGCGTCCTGGTTGTGCGCGCCGAGCAAGCGATCCAGCCAGCTGCCGAAGGAGTCGCTCGCCGCCGAGCTGGCCGAGGTCGCCGGCGAGCCGGTGACCGATCCCCAACCGGCGCCGGTCGCGGCGAAGGAGCAGAATGCCGTCATGACTGCATCGTTGTCCGGCGGCGTGCGTACGCCGGGTGGCGCGCCGGTCGCCGGCGCGGTCGTCACCGTGACCGGCCTGGACGGCGGCCAGATCGCGCGTGCGCAGGTCGACGCGAGCGGCACGTACGCGATCGCCAGCCTGCGGCCGGGGCCGTACACGCTCATCGGCACCGCGCCAGGTTTCCGTCCGGAAGCGGTCGCGGTGGTGGTGCGCGACGAGGTGCCGGTGACACAGGACTTTGTGTTGAGCGGCAATGGAACGGTGACCGGTTTCGTACGCTCGACGGCCACCGGCCAGCCGGTGAAAGGCGCCGCCGTGCTGGCCATCAACCCGCACGGCGACGTGCTGAGCCACGCCACCACCAATGACCTCGGCCATTTCTCGGTGACCGGGCTGCCGGCCGGTGACCTGACGATCACCGTGAACGCCGAGCATTTCCAGCCGATCGCGGCCGCCGTCGCGGTGTCGCTGTCCGAACCGTCCACTTTGGACCTGAGGATCGCGCCGGTCGGCGGACTTTCCGGCCATGTCTCGGCTCCCGGCGGTGGCACGGTCGAAGGAGCGATCGTGACGGTGATCGATCCGGCCGGCCAGGTGGTCGGCACGGCGCGTACCGACTCCGAGGGCTCCTACCGGATCCCGGACGTGCCGTCCGGCGACTACACCGTGGTCGCCAACCTCTACCAGCCAGCGGTCGCCACGATCCGCGTGAACGGCGGAGTCACCAGCGCCGATCTCGCGTTTTCCGCTCCCGCGCAACAGGTTTCGTAA
- a CDS encoding MarR family winged helix-turn-helix transcriptional regulator gives MPAAAVDQDVAGRLRIAISRISHRLRLQAQSDDMTPTRLSALAIVAKNGPLRLGDLAARLGTSAPTMSRIVDWLLQQGLVDRWPDPDDQRAGLIGMADRGTAWLDEIRTRNTGYLAEKLAILSERELAALAAAVPVLERIAAESENS, from the coding sequence ATGCCGGCGGCGGCGGTCGACCAGGACGTGGCCGGACGTCTGCGGATCGCGATCAGCCGGATCTCGCATCGCCTGCGGCTGCAGGCACAGTCCGACGACATGACGCCGACCCGGTTGTCGGCACTGGCGATCGTCGCGAAGAACGGGCCGCTGCGGCTGGGCGATCTGGCCGCGCGGCTGGGCACCAGCGCGCCGACCATGTCGCGGATCGTGGATTGGTTGCTGCAGCAGGGATTGGTGGATCGCTGGCCGGATCCGGACGACCAGCGCGCCGGGTTGATCGGCATGGCCGACCGCGGCACCGCCTGGCTGGACGAGATCCGTACTCGAAACACCGGTTATCTGGCCGAAAAACTCGCCATCCTGTCCGAACGGGAGCTGGCCGCGCTGGCCGCCGCGGTGCCGGTGCTGGAGAGGATCGCGGCCGAGTCGGAAAACAGCTGA
- a CDS encoding DeoR/GlpR family DNA-binding transcription regulator, whose protein sequence is MPGIAEHERQQEVLRLLETDGQVTVGELTERFGVSAVTARKDLESLERRRLLRRVRGGAVRSHGADEGAFEMRLRHRAEAKRAIARAAATVVGDGDAIALDGSTTCYYLALELRERRSLIVVTNGLRTADVLSESDSITVVLPGGTVRRSSWSLVGDFGDVLASRGQLQHGFFGVRSLSRQAGLMELSVEETAAKQRMVAACRHVYGLFDSSKVGRFALHSFAEPGQVTRLFTDDAAGDDLVSEWGVPVTRVAADG, encoded by the coding sequence ATGCCGGGGATCGCGGAACACGAGCGGCAGCAGGAGGTCCTGCGGCTGCTGGAGACCGACGGACAGGTGACCGTCGGCGAGCTGACCGAGCGGTTCGGCGTTTCCGCGGTGACGGCACGCAAAGACCTGGAGAGCCTGGAGCGCCGCCGGCTGCTGCGGCGCGTACGCGGTGGCGCCGTACGCTCACATGGCGCCGACGAAGGTGCCTTCGAAATGCGGCTGCGCCATCGCGCGGAGGCGAAACGCGCGATCGCGCGCGCCGCGGCCACGGTCGTAGGCGACGGCGACGCGATCGCGCTGGATGGCAGCACGACGTGTTATTACCTGGCACTGGAACTGCGCGAGCGGCGCAGCCTGATCGTTGTCACCAACGGACTGCGCACGGCCGACGTGCTGTCCGAATCGGATTCGATCACCGTCGTGTTGCCGGGCGGCACCGTGCGCCGGTCGTCGTGGTCGCTGGTCGGCGATTTCGGTGACGTGCTGGCCAGCCGTGGCCAACTCCAGCACGGGTTCTTCGGCGTCCGGTCGCTGTCGAGGCAGGCTGGCCTGATGGAGTTGTCCGTCGAGGAGACTGCTGCCAAGCAACGGATGGTCGCCGCCTGCAGACACGTCTACGGGTTGTTCGACTCGTCGAAGGTGGGTCGTTTTGCCTTGCACAGCTTCGCCGAGCCGGGTCAGGTGACGCGGCTTTTCACCGATGACGCGGCCGGTGACGACCTGGTGTCGGAATGGGGCGTGCCGGTGACCAGGGTGGCCGCCGATGGCTAG
- a CDS encoding rhamnulokinase, giving the protein MASRNVVAVDLGAESGRVMLARFDGSTLSLEVAHRFANGARMSDGLLRWDVARLLDNISDGIRRAASLVDRVDSIGVDTWGVDYGFFDSEGKLLAEPVSHRDERTRGMIAAAAGKVGRERLYDSTGIQLNDINTIYQLLGERQTPAGRKLQSQAAMLLLMPDIVHRQLCGSSVTEFTIASTTGAYDMVDRRWATELLTDLGIPPHFLPEVVDAGTDLGPLLFSGGGALSRTRVIAPGCHDTASAVAGVPFADPAAAYISSGTWSLVGVETLEPVITPVTRAANLANEGGVAGTIRLLSNCTGLWMLQECRRKWHEDGSSYDYAELVGLARQAPAGGSLVNPNHGDFLRPGDMPARIADYCRRTGQPVPDGVGATVRCVLESLALSYRLTVENIAAAAGRPAPLIHVVGGGSNNDLLNQLTADAAGVPVHAGPVEATAYGNALVQLGALGELSGLAEMRDVVRASDRPRVTPPSGDAGWSERYPQFRDYVRADALT; this is encoded by the coding sequence ATGGCTAGCCGCAACGTCGTCGCCGTCGACCTCGGCGCGGAGAGCGGCCGGGTGATGCTGGCCAGGTTCGACGGCTCGACACTGAGTCTTGAGGTGGCGCACCGGTTTGCGAACGGCGCGCGGATGTCCGACGGTCTGCTGCGCTGGGATGTGGCCCGGTTGCTGGACAACATCTCGGACGGGATTCGCCGTGCGGCGTCGCTGGTCGACCGCGTCGACTCGATCGGCGTCGACACCTGGGGTGTCGACTACGGTTTCTTCGACAGCGAAGGAAAACTGCTGGCCGAGCCGGTGTCGCACCGCGACGAGCGTACGCGCGGGATGATCGCGGCGGCGGCTGGCAAGGTCGGCCGCGAGCGGTTGTACGACAGCACCGGCATCCAGCTCAACGACATCAACACCATTTACCAGCTGCTCGGCGAACGGCAGACGCCCGCTGGCCGGAAGTTGCAGTCGCAGGCCGCGATGTTGTTGCTGATGCCCGACATCGTGCATCGGCAGCTGTGTGGGTCGAGTGTCACCGAGTTCACCATCGCGAGCACGACCGGCGCGTACGACATGGTCGACCGCAGATGGGCGACCGAGCTGCTCACCGATCTCGGCATTCCGCCGCATTTCCTGCCGGAGGTGGTCGATGCCGGCACCGACCTCGGGCCGCTGCTGTTTTCCGGCGGTGGCGCGCTTTCTCGTACGCGCGTGATCGCACCTGGTTGCCACGACACGGCTTCCGCGGTCGCCGGTGTGCCGTTCGCCGATCCGGCCGCCGCGTACATTTCCTCCGGCACCTGGTCGCTGGTCGGCGTCGAGACGCTGGAGCCGGTCATCACGCCGGTGACGCGCGCCGCCAACCTGGCCAACGAAGGAGGTGTGGCCGGCACGATCCGGCTGCTGTCCAACTGCACCGGACTGTGGATGTTGCAGGAATGCCGACGAAAATGGCACGAGGACGGCTCGTCGTACGACTATGCCGAGCTGGTCGGGCTGGCCAGGCAGGCTCCGGCCGGCGGCAGCCTGGTCAATCCGAACCACGGCGATTTCCTGCGGCCCGGCGACATGCCGGCGCGGATCGCCGACTACTGCCGGCGCACCGGGCAGCCGGTGCCGGACGGTGTCGGCGCGACCGTCCGATGTGTACTCGAGAGCCTCGCGCTCAGTTATCGGCTCACCGTCGAGAACATCGCCGCCGCCGCGGGCCGGCCGGCGCCGCTGATCCACGTGGTCGGCGGTGGCTCCAACAACGACCTGCTCAACCAGCTGACCGCCGACGCGGCCGGCGTTCCGGTGCATGCCGGTCCGGTGGAGGCGACCGCGTACGGAAACGCCTTGGTGCAACTTGGCGCGCTCGGTGAGCTCTCGGGGTTGGCCGAGATGCGTGACGTCGTACGCGCCAGCGACCGGCCGCGGGTGACCCCGCCGAGCGGGGATGCCGGCTGGTCGGAAAGATATCCGCAGTTCCGCGATTACGTACGAGCTGATGCGCTCACTTGA
- a CDS encoding autoinducer 2 ABC transporter substrate-binding protein, with product MRSTVSRGMAVFTAVLLVGAVALTGCSKKNAGTGAGGGKKITVAFVPKLQGIPYFEAMNTGGKKAAAALGVNWIYKGATTADPGAQTDIVKSLIQQKVDVLVVAPNDPDSLAPVLQDAKNAGIHVMTSDTDAPNSIREVFVNQATAEGIGMSLTDNLVKAMGGKGEYAIVSCGQTAANLNSWIAVQKSYGAQKYPNVKLDGIVYAGEDQAKSVTMAKQLMAAHPTLTGLVGECTASAPGVAQAVRESGKIGKVFTVGLGTPQSMKPFLQDGSSSSAILWDVENLGYLTVWAAKQVADKKSFAATNNVSGALPAVKYFADKKMLLLGDPLVITKANADKYNY from the coding sequence ATGCGATCGACGGTTTCACGTGGCATGGCGGTGTTCACGGCGGTCCTGCTGGTCGGCGCGGTCGCGCTGACCGGCTGCAGCAAGAAAAACGCCGGCACCGGAGCCGGCGGCGGCAAGAAGATCACCGTCGCGTTCGTGCCGAAGCTGCAAGGCATCCCGTATTTCGAGGCGATGAACACCGGCGGCAAGAAGGCCGCCGCGGCGCTCGGTGTCAACTGGATCTACAAGGGTGCCACCACCGCCGATCCCGGCGCGCAGACCGACATCGTCAAGTCGCTGATCCAGCAGAAGGTCGACGTGCTGGTGGTCGCGCCCAACGACCCCGACTCGCTCGCGCCGGTGTTGCAGGACGCCAAAAACGCCGGCATCCACGTGATGACCTCCGACACCGACGCGCCAAACTCCATCCGCGAGGTGTTCGTCAACCAGGCGACCGCAGAAGGCATCGGCATGAGCCTGACCGACAACCTGGTGAAGGCGATGGGTGGCAAGGGTGAGTACGCGATCGTCTCATGTGGACAGACGGCGGCCAACCTCAACTCCTGGATCGCCGTACAGAAGTCCTATGGCGCGCAGAAATATCCCAACGTGAAGCTGGACGGCATCGTCTACGCCGGTGAGGACCAGGCGAAGTCGGTGACGATGGCCAAGCAGCTGATGGCGGCGCATCCGACCCTGACCGGCCTGGTCGGCGAGTGCACCGCGTCCGCTCCCGGCGTGGCGCAGGCCGTACGGGAATCCGGCAAGATCGGCAAGGTGTTCACCGTGGGCCTGGGCACTCCGCAGTCGATGAAGCCGTTCCTGCAGGACGGTTCCAGCAGCAGTGCGATCCTGTGGGACGTGGAAAACCTCGGTTATCTGACCGTGTGGGCCGCCAAGCAGGTCGCCGACAAGAAGTCGTTCGCCGCCACCAACAACGTGAGCGGCGCGCTGCCCGCGGTGAAATACTTCGCCGACAAGAAGATGCTGCTGCTCGGTGACCCGCTGGTGATCACCAAGGCCAACGCGGACAAGTACAACTACTGA
- a CDS encoding sugar ABC transporter ATP-binding protein, with translation MDLLDVAGVHKRYGGVHALRGVDFSVRSGEVHALVGENGAGKSTLIKIISGAETPDAGQVSLAGAPLSLGRTAAALDAGIATVYQEPQLFGELTVAENVFIGRELRRFGRVDWGQQRSRVASLLEQLGLDRRLADVRVADVPVAEQQLVSIAKAFAHDAKVLILDEPSAILTDREIETLFSVVRGLRDSGMGIVYISHRLDELSQVADRITVLRDGQVVASRAAAEATVRQVAELMVGQPLSELAGKSATSVEDSVPALAVSGLSHGEAFSDVSFDVRSGEVVALYGLIGSGAGDVARALYGIDTASAGTISRNGRVVELRDPIDAVRHGIAMLPANRKLQGVFSPQSIAFNISSAHLKHLSRLRLWVDRKREQSVAGGLISRIGIKTPGPRTPVGALSGGNQQKVVLARQLVERPDVLVLQEPTQGVDVGAKEEIHRTIASLAEAGSAVLLVSSDLQEVLLLADRLLVVRAGRIAATFDRDAAQADVLAAAAGEVDSE, from the coding sequence ATGGACCTGCTCGATGTGGCTGGCGTGCACAAGCGCTATGGCGGTGTGCACGCCCTGCGCGGCGTCGACTTTTCCGTACGCTCCGGCGAAGTGCACGCGCTGGTGGGGGAGAACGGCGCCGGCAAGTCGACGCTGATCAAGATCATCTCCGGCGCCGAGACCCCGGACGCCGGCCAGGTTTCGCTGGCCGGCGCGCCACTTTCGCTTGGTCGCACGGCGGCCGCGCTGGACGCCGGCATCGCCACGGTTTACCAGGAGCCGCAGCTTTTCGGTGAGCTCACCGTCGCCGAAAACGTGTTCATCGGCCGGGAGCTGCGCCGGTTTGGCCGCGTCGACTGGGGACAGCAGCGTTCCCGGGTCGCCTCCCTGTTGGAGCAGCTCGGCCTGGACCGGCGGCTCGCGGACGTACGCGTCGCGGACGTGCCGGTGGCAGAACAACAACTCGTGTCGATCGCCAAGGCTTTCGCACACGACGCGAAGGTGCTGATCCTCGACGAACCGTCCGCGATCCTCACCGACCGCGAGATCGAGACGCTTTTCTCGGTCGTCCGAGGCCTGCGCGACTCCGGCATGGGGATCGTCTACATCAGCCACCGGCTCGACGAGCTTTCGCAGGTGGCAGACCGGATAACCGTGCTGCGAGACGGCCAGGTGGTGGCGAGCAGGGCGGCCGCCGAGGCGACCGTGCGGCAGGTGGCCGAGCTGATGGTCGGCCAGCCTTTGTCGGAGCTGGCCGGCAAGTCCGCGACCTCGGTCGAGGATTCCGTGCCGGCGTTGGCGGTGAGCGGCCTGTCGCACGGCGAAGCGTTCAGTGACGTGAGTTTTGACGTACGATCCGGCGAAGTCGTCGCGCTGTATGGCCTGATCGGATCCGGCGCCGGCGATGTCGCGCGTGCGCTTTATGGCATCGACACGGCATCAGCCGGCACGATCAGCCGAAACGGCCGGGTCGTCGAGTTACGCGATCCGATCGACGCCGTGCGGCACGGGATCGCGATGCTGCCGGCCAACCGCAAGCTGCAGGGCGTGTTCTCGCCGCAAAGCATCGCCTTCAACATTTCCAGCGCGCACCTGAAACACCTGTCGCGGCTGCGGTTGTGGGTCGACCGCAAGCGCGAGCAGTCGGTGGCCGGCGGCCTGATCTCGCGGATCGGCATCAAGACACCCGGCCCGCGTACGCCGGTCGGCGCGCTTTCCGGTGGCAACCAACAGAAAGTCGTGCTCGCGCGGCAGCTGGTGGAGCGGCCGGACGTGCTGGTGCTGCAGGAGCCGACCCAAGGCGTCGACGTCGGCGCGAAAGAGGAAATCCACCGCACTATCGCCTCGCTGGCCGAGGCCGGCAGCGCCGTCCTGCTGGTTTCCTCGGATCTGCAGGAAGTCCTGCTGCTCGCCGACCGGTTGCTGGTCGTACGCGCCGGCCGGATCGCGGCGACGTTTGACCGTGATGCCGCACAGGCGGACGTGCTCGCGGCCGCCGCCGGAGAGGTGGACAGCGAGTGA
- a CDS encoding ABC transporter permease gives MTTVDIPVRRRPTVRAIEGQELALVVVIAVLCLVLSLTTRTFLTSSNLSNILFSVAPIAIMGIGMTAVIVTAGIDVSVGSAVALVMVIVSLAVRDSGLPFLPALLLALVLGLILGTVNGLLVAYGRVHPIIITFGTLNLYRFASLQVFNSKDVNGVPPTLQFFGGGEGGSTLGVPNAWWLAMVLGAIMWIYMRYWATGRHWYAIGGDADAARLAGVRVARRRVAAYAITGLLVGLAACCLIGSGGLIQQNIGTGLELQVIAAVVIGGTSILGGRGTVLGTLLGALLVGIVSSAITLLGWPSELTELFIGLFILLAVGVDLVRQRRRLAARFGRRKVA, from the coding sequence GTGACCACCGTGGACATTCCGGTGCGGCGCCGACCGACCGTGCGCGCCATCGAGGGCCAGGAACTCGCGCTGGTCGTCGTCATCGCGGTGTTGTGCCTGGTCCTTTCCTTGACCACACGCACGTTCCTGACGTCGTCGAACCTGTCCAACATCCTGTTTTCAGTCGCACCGATCGCCATCATGGGGATCGGCATGACGGCCGTCATCGTGACCGCCGGCATCGACGTCTCGGTCGGCAGCGCGGTCGCGCTGGTGATGGTGATCGTCTCGCTCGCCGTACGCGACTCCGGCCTGCCGTTCCTGCCCGCGCTGCTGCTGGCGCTTGTCCTCGGCCTGATTTTGGGGACAGTCAACGGATTGCTCGTCGCGTACGGACGTGTGCATCCGATCATCATCACCTTCGGCACACTGAACCTCTATCGGTTCGCCTCGTTGCAGGTCTTCAATTCCAAGGACGTCAACGGCGTGCCGCCGACGCTGCAGTTTTTCGGCGGTGGAGAAGGTGGCAGCACGCTCGGTGTGCCAAACGCGTGGTGGCTCGCGATGGTGCTCGGCGCGATCATGTGGATCTACATGAGATATTGGGCCACCGGCCGGCATTGGTATGCGATCGGCGGCGACGCCGACGCGGCCCGACTGGCCGGCGTACGAGTGGCCCGGCGGCGGGTCGCGGCGTACGCGATCACCGGTCTGCTCGTCGGGCTGGCCGCGTGTTGCCTGATCGGCAGCGGCGGCCTGATCCAGCAGAACATCGGCACCGGCCTGGAACTCCAGGTCATCGCGGCGGTTGTCATTGGTGGCACGAGCATTCTCGGCGGTCGCGGCACGGTTTTGGGGACATTGCTGGGCGCGCTGCTGGTCGGCATCGTGTCCAGCGCAATCACGCTGCTGGGCTGGCCGAGCGAGCTCACCGAGCTGTTCATCGGCCTGTTCATCCTGCTGGCCGTCGGCGTCGACCTGGTCCGCCAGCGGCGCCGGCTGGCGGCACGGTTCGGACGCCGGAAGGTGGCCTGA
- a CDS encoding ABC transporter permease: MATQTAARTEGVVGKVVRIILTERVALLAILLVIMLVWLKILEAGDYLTAPYDLAYLASALESVVPLCLLAIAELVVMVSGRGGIDLSVGAMVSLSGMVFGFLVGKAGWPVLPAIVVCLLCGAVLGAINGFLIAYLRFPALIATLATYYAYSSIALVSSGNEPISDKPVQGLHSLTQAVDLGFLPPFPLQVLTFLLPCVVIAWLVLNRTTYGRKLYAVGTNDAAATYASIRVASVRFRAFLAAGVISAVVAIVTVGQFASARPDAGTVGNGMALPAITIAVLGGVAISGGVGRIGGVVAASVLVVWLNAGILLMFTGSQGSQFQLLALGTVLIGSALLNAFTLRRYGSLH; encoded by the coding sequence ATGGCAACGCAAACCGCCGCGCGGACCGAAGGTGTCGTCGGCAAGGTCGTGCGGATCATCCTCACCGAACGAGTGGCGCTGCTGGCCATCCTGCTGGTGATCATGTTGGTCTGGCTGAAAATCCTGGAGGCTGGCGACTATCTGACCGCGCCGTACGACCTGGCCTACCTGGCGTCGGCGCTGGAGTCGGTGGTGCCGCTGTGCCTGCTCGCCATCGCCGAACTGGTCGTGATGGTCTCCGGCCGCGGCGGCATCGACCTGTCGGTCGGCGCGATGGTCAGCCTGTCCGGCATGGTTTTCGGCTTCCTGGTTGGCAAAGCCGGCTGGCCGGTGCTGCCGGCGATCGTCGTGTGCCTGTTGTGCGGCGCGGTCTTGGGGGCCATCAACGGCTTCCTCATCGCATACCTGCGTTTTCCGGCGCTCATCGCGACGCTGGCGACCTATTACGCATACAGCTCGATCGCGCTGGTCAGCAGCGGCAACGAGCCGATCTCGGACAAGCCGGTGCAGGGGCTGCACTCGCTGACGCAGGCGGTCGACCTCGGCTTCCTGCCGCCGTTTCCGTTGCAGGTGCTGACGTTTCTGCTGCCGTGTGTCGTCATCGCCTGGCTGGTGCTGAACCGCACGACGTACGGCCGCAAGCTCTATGCCGTCGGCACCAACGACGCGGCCGCGACGTACGCCAGCATCCGCGTCGCGAGCGTACGATTCCGCGCGTTTCTGGCCGCTGGCGTCATTTCCGCCGTGGTCGCGATCGTGACGGTCGGTCAGTTCGCCTCCGCTCGACCGGACGCCGGCACGGTCGGCAACGGCATGGCGCTGCCGGCGATCACCATCGCCGTACTCGGCGGCGTCGCGATTTCCGGCGGTGTCGGCCGGATCGGTGGTGTGGTCGCGGCCTCGGTTTTGGTGGTGTGGCTCAACGCCGGCATCCTGCTGATGTTCACCGGATCGCAGGGAAGCCAGTTCCAGCTGCTGGCGCTCGGCACGGTCCTCATCGGATCGGCTCTGCTGAACGCTTTCACCCTCCGCCGCTACGGCTCACTCCACTAG